TTTATGGTATATATTCATAGTAGATTACACTTCTTTTTAAATAGTATGTACGTCTAAATTTCATTCTTGTATATCACCCATGTTTCACATCAAATGTATGTATGTgccaaaaagaagaagaagaagaaataacaTAATATTACTTGGTCTTTAAAAATTCAAGTACTCCTTAATGGTACATTGGTATGAATGCTTTTtcaaagttaattttaatttttaaaattgtacaactttgattattaattaatcaacaccCCAAGAGATGTTTTAGTTTAATATCTACCAACAAAACTCAACACAGACACCAATCATATACAATGATGAGGTGAGATTAGACTTGCATTgtaacttcttctttttttttttttttttcaaaaattcaaaCTCTCGTCATTGTCAAGATCAAACTCTTACCATTACAAAATTGTCACATCTACAATACTGCCTCAATTGAGGCTCGATCTAATGACCTCCAATataggagagtcactacatgttaTTTGAGCACAATATGCTTGGCAAActcttatcattttattaaaacgtataacaaaattgtaatcttatcttatcttttaTACTTACATATCTATCAACATCATATTTTAAGGTTTAATGTTAAACTTGACAATTCAGGTCTCCGTCCCACCGAATATCCATGAAGCATGCGGGCAAGTATGAGCAGATGGAAGATTATAGTCAAAAGGATTAGATGGGTGGaaggaaaaaattaaagattgagGTAGCATTGAAAGAGAAAGGGTGCCAACTAGACCTAGCCATATATCTTTATGGATTAAGACCATTGATTGTGTATTTTAAAGTTGTCTTATCGTTATATGGGAGTGAGTTGTCATCCTGGAAAACATGAAAGCTTAATCATGATTCTTAAAGAAAGTTCAAGCTTTTTGTTCTACTGTTTACTCCAGAAAGATTAAGAAAAgggtttttttttggttggaaaaatttgtcaaatttgaaTCGTTGGATCCCGGCTACTATTCGACAGTTGTCGACCACACCTAATTTCTACTCATCATCACTAATCTTTTTGCCACTCTAATATTGAAATTTAACTAATTGATACCTAATTTTTCAGTTTATAAGGTTAAGACTCCaactcaaaattaaacttatttaaAAACAATTGAGTTTTTGAAAGAGGTGGTCGAATTAGTGGAGCTTTCAACATTACTCTCTCAGTCGAGTCATTCACATAAGGTCTTTCTAGTGCGATTTACTTCTGCACATCATTGGAAAGTCTGCTTACCAACTTTTTTAAGCTATTGGGTTACATATTAAAGTTTTTTTATTGTGATATTTGTCATAAACAAGGTATTTAGAATAAAATTTGATACAAAAAGTTAGTAAAAATTGTAACTTTTGCGTGCAAGATATacctgatccatgatataatttccCTACCAATTGTTCATGGGCCCAACAGTTCATAAATCATAAGGATGAAAGTTCAAGCAAGCTTTGTAATTGTAATACAATGGGCTTCTAGTTTAGAGTCATTTAAGAGCCCGGCAAAAGTGTAGGCCCGAATTAGATTGAAAATTATGCTTATGACCTTTTtacctaatatagtaatatcaaATGTTTatgcttttgtttttctttctttcttttgaaTATTTGGACTAAATGTATActttctaaaataaataaattctaatAAATAGTTAGTCGAGAAAATACTTGAGTTggttccccccccccccccccccccccccccccccccccccccccccccccccccccccccccccccccccccccccccccccccccccccccccccccccccccccccccccccccccccccccccccccccccccccccccccccccccccccccccccccccccccccccccccgccaaaaaaaaataaaaaatagttgaGTGTTTCTACGGTCGATATTCATTCTCTTTTCACTCGGAAGATGAATATGTGGTTTAAGATTATGTTCCCGTCGTGAGTGTCATAACCCTGAAACATAGCGCTAATGGAGCAATATGGACACTAAGCAAATATATCTTCTCCAAATTCCCAGTGATATGTCTGCccagaatttaaatttttttaaaaaattatatattataggtCGAGGTGGTTATAATTGTGTCGAGTGGAGGGTTAAAGAGTCGAGTCCAGCCTTTGCCATTAAAACGAGGTGATGACTGCtacaaaaatataagaaaataaagttctTGTTTTCgcattagttataatttttagcGTAGTGGTAGGCATGCGATGTTATAATTGGTATAATGACATGTGTTGACTGTTACGTTAGTATAAGATTAAGTGCTTACCCATTACGTCAAAATTTATAGTTAGTAATAGagacataactttatttctttatacttgtgAAACAATCCGCTCCTGTAGCGGTACAGCTAGCATACATGCATATACACAATTTCAACACAATTTCATCCAAGTTTAATTTGTTCACAAGTAATCACCGAGTGTAAAGAGTTGTGAAGCAATATTATGACTGGCggattgatttgatttgattgtgagtgaagaatatatatgaattaaataatGCAAGTGAGAGCCATAGTGtagatttatatattataatgatatgATATTAACTTCTAAAGTAATTACTAAAAATAACCCAATAAAGAGTGGCCTGCACCTATCAAGTTGGATGGTGATCTTCTCTATTCATACCTAATCAAGGCACTAAGAAAAAATCTATCAACATTCATGCTTGACCTTCAAGGCTTGCATGTAGATTGTAGAGGTGAGTAAACTGGATATATATCTTAATATGATTATAATTCTTTATAAACTAGTACAAAATGAGCTATTTACGTCTTTTGTACAGACTAATTTGCGTCTGTTTTACAACAAATGCAGATACAGCAGACGCAGATTGGTAAAACAATCGGTGTCCCTTGTGAAAAATGTGATTTAGGTCGGGTTTTATGATGTTGCGACTGCTATTTTCCGACCACCCGTGATTGGAAAAAGCGGGCCTCTGGCCATCAATATCAACTACTTTGACGTGTAATATAATTCTTCAGTTCATAAATTGCTATTAGCGTCATGAGATTCCTCCTTTGATTTTTGCTACTATGTATGACATGAGTGTGGAAAAGGGGTAAGAGCTTTAATTTGAATTCTAAAGAGCTATCATAATCTTCAAACAGGTCATTAAGAGCTAGCTAATTCACCATTTGCGGCGCACCCATGAAATGACGGCCAATTATAGATATGGTGCAGTGCTTATTTGAGCACTATTATTCCACCATTTTTGAGGATAATTAGGATGGTTAGGGGTCGTCGAGTAGGCaaaacacaatttttattatatttaaggttatgagtttgatttttaattGCTAACGTTtttttaatcgaactttttACAGAAGATCTTCCTAGTTCAGTTTGTCTCCCGTGATTGAGTCCAACATCTAGCTAGTCACGAAATGTAGCCCTAATTGCTAAgcaaatataaggaaataaaagtgATCCTGATTGGTGTGGAGGGACCAGCTTGGATAGCATGAGTGCTTGTGTACTCTCGTCCCTTAAGAGATGACTCATATAGTCATGTGGAAAAATCGATCTGACTAGCACTAGTACGTATTTTGTCCCTTAATTAGGCCAGCTCAGGTAAATGTGTCTCCTACAACTAAGGTCTGCACAGAACACTTAAAAAGGGTAATTCTGAATTTAAAATGTGCTGCAATTTACTTTATGATTTACTCTATCCACCCCAGACTTTAAGATATAAAAAGTGAGGACGCACGCCAGTTGGGATTCAATCCTCAGCTCACATGAAACTAAAACTGATTCTTAGCCTCTTAGGGCCCAAGAAAGGCTAAGAATTGGGATTGCAGAAATGGAAAGAAGTAATGAGAAATAATCCATCCAGAAATGCAATGATAAAATAGAGTAGAATCGAGGAACACGGAGATCAGACACGGACTAAGAATAGACTAGAAAAGATGGATGGAggatcattatcatcatcattatcatgtCATATCAACATCCATCTATACATTCATTCAGTGCATTCTTGTTTCCACTGTGAGTGGAATAATGGATATCTCGTTCCCCTAATCCCCTTCCCAGAATCAAATCCAACCCACTGTTTCAATCCTAGTCCTACAACCTACTTAGCCTAGTTAAAATCAAACGTATAAAATCCCACTTGTCTGCAACTACTAACATCGCTCTCCACTCTCCACCCACCCTTTAattttacacaatcaaagttttGATTTTTGCCTTACACCCAAACTCCTTCACACGCCTCGACTCTGCCCGCTGTTCTTCCGTTCATCTCCAACTGGTTTGCACTTTCCGTTCATCCCTTCTAGCCCTAATAAATGGCGCGCCTTTCGAGCTTGGAATTGCAGTGTGTCTTGTTTTTCATGAAACCTAAGAAACAACGAGGTAATTTGAGGTGTAGTGGTGTCATGTCGGAGGGACCGTCGGCGGCGGGTGGTCGGAGCGCGGGGTACCGGGGAGTGAGGCGGCGGAAGAGCACCGGAAAATGGGTGTCGGAGATTCGGGAGCCGAGATCGCCCAACAGGATTTGGCTTGGAACTTTTGCCACGCCGGAAATGGCGGCCGTGGCCTATGACGTGGCGGTGCGGGCTTTGCGGGGCCCAGACGCGGAGCTCAACTTCCCTAACTCCGCCGCGTCGCTCCCCGTCCCGGCGTCTAACTCCGCCCGCGACATtcaggcggcggcggcgctaGCCGCCGCCGCCCTCGGCGCGGCTGCGGACGCGCTGGAGGGCCAGAAGGAGGGGGACAAATTAGACATTAATCCTGAAGAAGAATGTAAGGAGTTTGTTGATGAAGATTTGATATTTGATATGCCGAATGTTCTTGTGAACATGGCGGAAGGGATGCTGCTTAGCCCGCCGCGTCTCGACGTCGCCGGCGACTGCGACGCCGCTGCGGCGGATCACAACCTCTGGAATTATCCCTAATGAGTCAGTCATCATctccttctatatatatatatatatatatgcctaaaTCTTCGTAATAATGGACTATAATGCATAATTAATACCCTAATAATAATCTCGCTGGAAGGAGAAGGAAATTCAACATGCGAGCATGAATGTAATATAATGCTTGtagttttctttctttcttttgtttttttgctgTAAAAGTTTCCTGTTTCATGCATGTTTTCATTTTGCTTCTTCTCTTTGACCCAGGGGGAAAGCctattcggttcgaacctataAGATCAATAGTTAATTCTATGTGGAGTGAAACTTGAAACTTTGTAATTATCTAGTCAGCTGTCAAATCAACTCGGTCTGTGCTGCTTTTTTTCTTGAATCTATGTAACATCTTACTTCTCAAATCCCAGGTACTATAAACAACTACTttgttttgttatatatattacaatacttCCCTAAAAAGCCTCAAGTTATTACATGAACCACTAGTGTTgacaatacaatacaatatatatagaatctacttattattattttttttaaaaacaagcaaacaaacaaacaaacaagtaTTACTACATAAGAGGATGAATATTAGAAggtcaaattaaatacaaaaaatcaattaattattgTCAGGTAAAGACTGAGTATTGATAGTTATCTTTGtttattgttgaatttataatcatatttattatacgAGTAAAGAGGAAGTGCCCATATATGTATGTTTGAATTCTTTCActcaattataattaaagaacaaagtatattccttaattataatgAGTTGCAAACTTTTTCTCCAACTTTCACCAAAATAGAGATTTCAGTCTCCAACCAAGAGTTTCTATGGACTGCAAGCTTTATTGTAAAtcaaagtttttatttattatatatattataatctaCTTGCGTTGTGTTTCTATGGACTGCAAGCTTTACAATGTAGTAAAAGTCTATCcactcataaaattaaaaaacattttattaaattttcattaagttaaatagtttaaatttgcAGGCAGTTTTGatagtttaaaattaatttgtttaaaggTAAAACTATactatatcaaatattttatagtCAATATATAAGACACTATGCAAGAGTTCTTGAAATCAATTTGCATCCCCTTCtatttaaagaaattatttagaaaaaaaaaagagaaaagaagagacttattacttattaaaaCTAAACATGGGATTTGCATGCGGAAAAAATCTCATTGCTATTTTCAACTACCAATCAAAAGTAATTGAAAATGCATGAGCTTgatccatctcaactaaaaaaaaataattaaattgatacttgaattgcatatttattatatacCTATTATATGCTCATCATGCCCCTCACATATGTGCAAGTTAATTACTCTTTGACGTGTTCCAAACCATACATAGACTATATATAGTCTTTAATCTAACTCTAATACCAAACTGAAATTTGATCTATTatttgtctcaactaaaagtatAAACCAATAATTGGagtacatgtttatatatatatatatatatatatatatatatatatatatatatatacacacacacatatacatacctTTGCTTCCTTTAATccttcaccaccaccaccacctccacctcgATCCTCCCCTTCTTCTTAATCTTCTTCCTTCTTTTTAttattcatcttcttctccttctctttttatattattctcctatttaattaaagttTTTTATTAGGGTAATAAAGTTTTCGAGTACACATAAAAAGCTGCCAACATTTTCCAACCTCCCATCTAAAGTTGTCCGAATTTTCTACCACTACATACCAGTGATACCACCCGTGGTTggaaaagtttttaaaaactcaaaaaattctATCTACATTTTGAATAGTTGAAAATAAGTGATTTTTCAATATAGTGTAAATTAAGGGACAATTAAGagtaatttttctatatatctatagttgacaaactaaaaatacatttccactaaaaaaaaaaaaaaaaaagtttcccAACCAATTCTAAACTATGTAGTACAGAAATAGAAAATGTACAAGAGACACATATAGGAAAATATAGGACACAAAACGaataaactaaaaaacaatCTCTGAAAGTTTCATGTTGCCATAATCAAACACTTAGCACTATATCAAACAATATATAGCTAGTACCgaaagtataattttattttcttatacttgcataACAACTAATACCATATATGTTGAATTGGACTCGACCCTCTAAACCTCTGGCCTGGCCAGCACGCGTagaataaaacttttaaagttctAGGAAGAAACTAGGAAACAGATATAGAGCAGCTAGGGTTGTTGAAAGGGCATTATACTTTTTGAATATAACAATATTGTGTTCTACGGCATAATCGCAACAATATCTTAGTCAGCAAAGTTATGTTCAATTTGTTGTGTGGTATCATTGGTTGATGAGAAAAGAGACCATCATTACAACGTTGATTATGTCGTACAAAAGCTATGGTTTTGTCCCGACAATAACTATATATGTAATACGTAATATCGCACTGCTGCATTGCATTCTATATTCAACGTGACTAAATGGAAGATCGTTGTAATAATGTTAGATGGATGGAGCgttcaattcaataataattGCATTAATTCTCTagtaaaagtaatttttttaattggaaTGATTAAGAAGATAACAagataataatcaaataattacaCATTGTGTCACACAAACCAGTTTTACGTATTTATCGGTAGTAAATTGTTGATATATATAACATTGCTCCGGTTTACAAACAAATTTTCTAATCACTTTTAAGATTCGTAAACATTTTTCTCGGTAATAAGTACAATTATCATTTAAAATAGTCAAAATTTCTTACCACTTTCTAACCAATGGTAAAAAATTTAATCGTATAGGCACCGGCATGAACCCTAATGGCTAATGTTCCAACTACTAGTGATTGAAAAATGGTTAAAAATTCTTACCACCGGTGGTCATATGAGTTTCGAGTTTAAATTTAACACAGTACTTTACTTAAATTATGATTTCGTGCTAAATATATGTATGCTTCCTTTTGTGGTGATATATATGATGGTACGTTATAAGTCAAATCTCAAGTTCTTTATTCAATATGATATGATTAAAGGGTTCTATTATCTTATAAGCAAAAAACTGACACTTCACCTTCCCCTTGAAGGCTGGTTAATGATTTTGCTATGCCATTGCTGTATAAACTGAAATCCTGAAAAAACTTGGGTATTGTTTGGCTGCAGCTTAAACGAAGGGTCGGAGAGTTGACTCTCGCCAAACGTGGTGAATGATAAGAGAACTGAAATTTGTAGTTATTACTTGAGGGCGTGCATGCAGTAACTAAATTCAATTTGTTACTATATGTAATGACCCGcaaattatatatgagaagtaaGTCATATTAAACAGAATCGAACTCGTTATCTGTACATACAAGAATCTTGTTTCACCATTCGATGATTAGGGAAATATGTTTCATATGAGAGGAGGGAGGGAGCGCGCCAGAGGGAGTAATCATCAATGATTAATTAAGTTATAAGATATAATTACTGGTTGAAAACCAGTTCAATTCAATGACACGAGATGTGCAAAATAATGATGTTTCCCACAAATGTCTCTTCCTCATTGACTCCATATGTGGTCATTTAACCTTGCTTTATGTTCAAGACATTGATTCTCTTAATTAACTTCacacattattaaaatatttcattctTAATAGAGTTATTTCGATCGAATAATTCATCCAATGAATCTGATTAAAACTCATCTATATTATGATCTCTTAATAGGTTCAATTAAGACTCAATTATAGTATAGTAACTACTATTGTGATCTCTCGTATGAGAccaatgttcttttttttttgtagtactgttacaatgtagtacacCCCACGACCTCCCATTTAAGAGAGTCACTTCGTACCACTAGACAACAAAATTATTGGCAGTAATATATTATGTTCTTTAGAGAGCTACCTTTAAACGGAACCGACTGAAACTAAATTATATCATGGCCCTTCGAAGTCATGTGTATCACTAACTCTACTATAGTAATTTCATTTGGTAAGATACAAATTCAAATAAACCTCTTGGAATAAATCCAACTAAAACTCAATTATATTTAGGGTGGTTAACGAACTGAACATCAACgatttgtgtttgtttgttaagatgTGTTCTT
This region of Ipomoea triloba cultivar NCNSP0323 chromosome 15, ASM357664v1 genomic DNA includes:
- the LOC116007655 gene encoding ethylene-responsive transcription factor ERF024-like, with protein sequence MARLSSLELQCVLFFMKPKKQRGNLRCSGVMSEGPSAAGGRSAGYRGVRRRKSTGKWVSEIREPRSPNRIWLGTFATPEMAAVAYDVAVRALRGPDAELNFPNSAASLPVPASNSARDIQAAAALAAAALGAAADALEGQKEGDKLDINPEEECKEFVDEDLIFDMPNVLVNMAEGMLLSPPRLDVAGDCDAAAADHNLWNYP